In Euphorbia lathyris chromosome 9, ddEupLath1.1, whole genome shotgun sequence, the following are encoded in one genomic region:
- the LOC136205525 gene encoding vacuolar sorting protein 3 produces the protein MADQDPTGRTVLEPLSTIDLSSYSRTSIRSLALSSISDSQTLIYVGTFSGSLILFSTNPGHTTTAATVTSNDPQSTLDFDLSGRNVSFLRSVSVGDLPIESVIVVADIGKLLLLCDGSLFLVDSLLSQSVKKLSFVKGVGAIAKRIRSSESESTDLVGISANNVESSSTGQRFLQKLGAGIKANGVKSKEIVQQIGGNNVFVVVVGKRLVLVELVLGNNRLAKTEKDIDNSSGSFVILKEIQCTDGVKTIVWLNDSIIVGTSSGYSLFSCVTGQSGVIFTLPDVSSTPKLKLLWKEKKVLMFVDNVGILVDEHGQPVGGSLIFRGFPDSVGELSSYLVLVRDGKMELYNKRSGNCTQTVTFGGEGIGRCLIANEDDGNGKLLAVATPTKVIFYWKVSSEEQIKDLLRKKNFKEAISLVEELESQGEMSDEMLSFVHAQVGFLLLFDLNFEEAVDHFLQSKTMQPSEVFPFIMRDPNRWSLLVPRNRYWGLHPPPAPLEDVVDDGLMAIQRAIFLRKAGIDTAVDDDFILNPPTRSNLLESAIKNIIRYLEVSREKELASSVQEGVDTLLMYLYRALNDVHDMERLASSENSCIVEELETLLDESGHLRTLAFLYASKGISSKALAIWRILAKNYSSGLWEDPVVETDSQEGTTSVLSGKEIAAVEASKILEESSDQDLVLQHLGWIADVNPVLAIEVLTSTKRVNQLSPDEVIAAIDSKKVEILQRYLQWLIEDQESTDTQFHTLYALSLAKSAIETFAVEGNSGDGRVQEEKLSDFCSKSIFQTPIRERLQIFLMSSDLYDPDEVLDLIEGSELWLEKAILYRKLGQETLVLQILALKLEDSEAAEQYCAEIGRPDAYMQLLDMYLDPQNGKEPMFNAAVRLLHNHGESLDPLQVLETLSPDMPLQLASDTILRMLRARLHHHLQGQIVHNLSRAIDLDARLARMEERSRHVQINDESLCDSCHARLGTKLFAMYPDDTVVCYKCFRRQGESMSVKGRDFKRDVLYKQGWLVTR, from the exons ATGGCCGATCAAGATCCTACGGGCCGAACCGTTCTTGAACCACTTTCTACAATTGACCTATCCTCCTACTCTCGCACTTCCATACGATCTCTCGCTCTCTCTTCCATTTCCGATTCTCAAACCCTCATTTACGTTGGCACCTTCTCAGGATCCCTCATCTTGTTCTCCACTAACCCTGGCCATACCACCACTGCTGCTACTGTCACATCCAATGATCCTCAGTCCACTCTCGATTTCGATCTTTCTGGAAGAAACGTTTCGTTTTTGCGAAGTGTTTCAgttggggatttacccattgaATCAGTGATCGTCGTTGCTGATATTGGGAAGCTTCTATTACTATGTGATGGTTCCTTGTTTTTGGTTGATTCACTTTTGTCTCAGTCTGTCAAGAAATTGAGTTTCGTAAAGGGAGTGGGTGCTATTGCGAAAAGAATTCGAAGCAGTGAATCGGAGAGCACTGATTTAGTGGGGATTTCTGCTAATAATGTGGAGTCTTCCAGCACAGGTCAGCGATTTCTGCAGAAGTTGGGGGCTGGGATTAAAGCTAATGGAGTCAAATCAAAAGAAATTGTGCAACAAATTGGAGGTAATAATGTTTTCGTTGTTGTAGTCGGTAAAAGATTGGTGTTAGTTGAGCTTGTTTTAGGGAATAATAGACTGGCCAAGACTGAAAAGGACATTGATAATTCAAGTGGGTCATTTGTAATCTTGAAGGAGATTCAGTGTACTGATGGGGTTAAGACAATCGTTTGGCTCAATGATTCAATAATCGTCGGCACTTCCAGTGGATATAGTTTGTTTTCTTGTGTCACGGGTCAAAGTGGGGTGATATTTACATTACCGGATGTATCTAGCACGCCAAAGCTTAAGTTGTTATGGAAAGAGAAGAAAGTTCTAATGTTTGTAGATAATGTTGGAATTCTTGTTGATGAGCATGGGCAGCCAGTTGGAGGGAGTTTGATTTTCCGTGGCTTCCCAGATTCAGTGGGAGAATTATCCTCTTATCTTGTGCTTGTGAGGGATGGGAAGATGGAGTTATATAATAAAAGATCAGGTAATTGTACCCAGACTGTTACTTTTGGTGGGGAAGGAATTGGACGATGCCTTATTGCCAATGAGGATGATGGGAATGGAAAACTTCTTGCTGTTGCCACACCCACCAAG GTTATTTTCTACTGGAAAGTATCTTCAGAAGAACAAATTAAAGACTTACTAAGAAAGAAAAACTTTAAGGAAGCCATCTCCTTGGTGGAGGAGCTTGAGAGTCAAGGTGAAATGTCAGATGAAATGCTATCCTTCGTTCATGCTCAAGTGGGTTTCCTCTTGCTTTTTGACTTGAATTTTGAGGAAGCAGTGGATCACTTTttacaatcaaagacaatgcaGCCCTCTGAAGTATTTCCATTTATAATGCGTGATCCAAATCGCTGGTCTCTGCTG GTTCCGAGGAACCGATATTGGGGTTTGCATCCCCCACCTGCTCCACTCGAAGACGTTGTAGATGATGGATTGATGGCTATCCAAAGGGCTATTTTCCTCAGGAAAGCAGGAATAGATACTGCAGTAGATGATGATTTTATATTGAATCCACCTACTCGATCTAATCTACTTGAATCAGCAATCAAAAATATTATCAG GTATCTGGAAGTTTCCCGTGAGAAAGAGTTGGCTTCATCAGTGCAGGAGGGAGTTGATACACTTTTGATGTACCTCTATAGGGCTTTAAACGATGTTCATGATATGGAAAGGTTGGCATCTTCAGAAAACAGCTGCATTGTG GAGGAGTTAGAGACTCTATTAGATGAATCTGGGCATTTGCGGACGCTTGCCTTCTTATACGCGAGTAAGGGGATAAGCTCAAAGGCTCTTGCCATATGGCGTATTCTAGCGAAAAATTATTCTTCTGGTCTATGGGAAGACCCTGTGGTGGAGACCGACTCGCAGGAAGGCACTACAAGTGTTTTGTCTGGTAAAGAGATTGCCGCGGTTGAAGCATCAAAAATTCTAGAGGAGTCATCTGATCAGGATTTAGTTTTGCAGCATCTTGGATGG ATTGCAGATGTCAATCCAGTACTTGCAATTGAAGTTTTGACTTCAACAAAACGAGTAAATCAGCTTTCACCAG ATGAAGTGATTGCTGCAATTGATTCAAAAAAAGTTGAAATCCTGCAAAG GTACCTTCAGTGGTTGATTGAAGATCAAGAATCTACTGACACTCAGTTCCACACGTTATATGCTCTCTCACTTGCAAAGTCTGCAATAGAGACATTCGCAGTGGAAGGTAACTCTGGTGATGGAAGGGTACAGGAGGAAAAATTATCTGATTTTTGCTCAAAATCTATCTTTCAAACTCCTATACGAGAGAGGCTGCAGATATTTTTGATGTCGTCCGACTTATATGATCCAGATGAAGTTCTTGATTTGATTGAAGGATCAGAGTTATGGCTGGAAAAG GCTATTCTCTACAGAAAGCTAGGGCAAGAGACATTGGTGCTCCAAATTCTGGCCCT GAAGCTGGAGGATAGTGAAGCTGCTGAACAATATTGTGCAGAGATTGGCAGACCAGATGCATATATGCA ATTACTTGATATGTACTTGGATCCTCAAAATGGTAAAGAGCCTATGTTCAATGCTGCTGTTCGCCTTCTCCATAACCATGGAGAATCATTGGATCCCTTGCAAGTTTTGGAG ACATTGTCTCCAGATATGCCCCTTCAACTTGCCTCGGACACGATTTTGCGGATGCTGAGGGCTCGGCTTCACCATCATCTTCAAGGACAA ATAGTGCATAATTTGTCTCGTGCTATAGACCTTGATGCAAGACTCGCAAGGATGGAGGAAAGATCACGGCATGTGCAGATTAATGATGAGAGCCTTTGTGATTCTTGTCATGCACGACTTGGAACTAAACTGTTCGCCATGTATCCAGATGATACCGTTGTCTGTTACAAG TGTTTCCGACGACAAGGTGAGTCCATGTCTGTTAAAGGCCGCGATTTTAAGCGAGATGTACTATATAAACAAGGTTGGCTTGTAACACGCTGA